The Acanthopagrus latus isolate v.2019 chromosome 1, fAcaLat1.1, whole genome shotgun sequence genomic interval AAGTCAGCATTAGCTCCCCAGCAGATATGGACAGACTGAATACAGTTGCACACTGATCCCTTGAGTCCCATGGCCTCTCCTCTCATAGTAATACCTTGTtagcagacacaaacagaaagtgCATATTAAACCACTTTACACCCAAGTTATGGTGTGTATGCAGGTTTATTAAACGCAGGTAAACTGACTAAAATTGGCAAATTACTTCTTTTTCCATGGACATGAGATGTGTTGGCCTTTCTGTTCatattttcttgtgtgtcatgttcgTCATCGAAAACAGTAGGATGCAGAGAGACATATACCTTGTTACAAAACATCCAGGTGATGTTAGACTTATTTGATAAAGTCTTAATATAACAGTGAATTGGAGATATACTTTTTCCAGAGCTGATGACAGAAGCAGTAAGGAGTGAGTCATCTTGCCTCTTTCTCATTTCTGTTGAGAGTTCCACACACTTTTATTGCTAGGGCTGCTGGTGAGGCTCTTATAGTGACATGGAAGCTACTGACAGTGTTCAACTGTGGTTACTTTTACTACAGTCTCACTTTCAAATTTGGTGCTGACTGAATGATTTTCAAGTGCTGCAGGCACTGAGCTACTGTAaatgactactgcagagtcatttgacccAGGAGTAAATGCTCAttgttcacattcacactgaagacTAAAGCCAGATATTAGTGAGTTAGTGGGCTtcttgtccagtgtgaaagtgGTGTATTTTTGGTATGTCCCTTTATGATAGTGGTTGCGGTTCATGTGGCAATCAGAACAGCTAATGCAGCCAGCTATCGTCTGCATTACATGTCGACAAAAGGTTGCCTTTTTTTCTACATGACCTTaactcatttttcaaaatgtggacattttcactcTTGTGTACAAACAAAAATTGTAATGAATCAAATAAAAGCTGTATAATAGACAGCCCTCTGTTTGGTTGCTGGCagccatttcatttttttttattaccttttcTGGTGTGTTGCTGAATGTCTCAACATCAAAGACATTACATTTGCAtgaggaagaaacaaaatagGGACATGATTGTTGAACATTGCTCATTAGCACTATAGTGCTCAAGTCAGCAGGGAACATTTAAAGACAAGGCAaactggattttatttattgaattcTTTGTTTTAGCttcccatttttcatttttgttccaGACTTGTCTGCGCGGGTCGATGCAGTCAAGGAAGAGAACCTGAAGCTGAAGTCTGAGAACCAGGTCCTCGGCCAGTACATCGAGAACCTCATGTCAGCATCCAGCGTCTTCCAGACCACTGACACCAAGAGCAAACGGAAGTGAGAGATGAGCTGAAGTCCCAGACAAGCTGGGAGAGGAAACCCACCATGGAAACTTGGAGAGGGGTTGGTTTCTCAGCAGACCTGGGTGCTTTTTTGTAACCATTTAGCGCACATACCTGAGTCCAAACTAACaatttattaatgaataaacagTAACTGACCCTGTTCTGCAGGAGGCAATTTCATGTCAGTCTGACCCAGGTCTGTTTTGCAGCGGCTTCCTCTTCACACTACAGATGAGGTAGACTTCACCCTTTAATCACTGACACCAAAACCGAACTAGGATCAGTTTGTGGTTAAGGGTCATTTGTACCTTGAGTTTCTTTCCTAATGCTCTCTGTCAAAGTAGTATCTGTAAAATAATTCTTAGCTGTTTTGCCTGCTTGAAGACCACTCTGATTTTCCGTGGTTTTACCCATCTTTCTCACAGTGTTCCTGCCTCAAACTGACCTGTTAGTGGGTGAGAGCATTACAAATATGATTTGACCATGAACGTCATTTTCAACActgctttatttcattatttattttttgtaaagtATTTTCTATGTCAGCTGGATCTGAGTTTTTGGCAGGTCTTGGATGTCATCATGTATATGTAAAGCACGGCAGTACTCAGTTTAAAAGATGGTAAACTGAACAGTATTACTGAGAATAATAATCGCATGTATGAAAATACATCTCTAGAatgggtttctttttctttgacagtttaATATGTCTTATGAAACCAATAATCAGTGGATTGCAGACTGTATAAAGCTGTAACAACAGGAGGTGGATATTGGATACATTAAGGTAACATTGAGAACTCGGCAAGTTAAAGTAAAAGCACAGCACTCCATAGAAGTGTAGGTTTAAACTAACatcagtgatgtttttattgcaaGTGGTTCATTTTCCATAATGACATAATGCATTCTTTCTGTAGTATTTCCAACGCTTTCAATTCATCATGTCATTAATGAGTGTTGTGGCCCAAATTGTAAGGTGAGATTTAACAATGGAAATGACAGGGTCGTAAATGAAGCAGGGCTCCTTCAGAGACAAACCCTGCATTATTACAACATGTGTCCTTATCCTGCAGTGTCCTGCAACAGTGGCAGGGGACTGAATGGGCCAAATGACACgaggagggggtgagggaggaagaaagagatgCTTTCCCCTTTAACTGTACGACCAGATGCAGTAAAGAGGCCTTGAGTGCTATTGATTCACTCAGCCAGGCCTGCTAGAGGAGGGGTTTGACCGTAAAACATGCTGATGTCCTCAGCAGACTGGAGGGGGTGTCCTCCAACAGTGCAAGACAAAAGGATTGAGGGTGGAAGATGAAAAAGTCAAGTAATCTGAACAAATTTGTATTCCCTTTAAGTAAAAGTTTAAAGTCTGGAAAGCAGTAATTGATGTCTGAAAAGGAGGGATTGGTTATATTAGGGGAGGCTATAAACACTGTATATGCTGTAATTTATTGAggttattttgatatttttaacagTTGTACAGTAGTAggtcatttaatttttttcctggCATGCTGAATATGCCCTACCTACACACACCCTGGTACCAACTGTCAGTGTGTGGACATCCTGCACCTTCTgccttttaacatttttgttttaataaaaatcaaagATAAAGATTGTTGTCTCTCTGGGTCTTCTGTCACCTGCACAACCTTACATctgtcagacagcaggagaaatgaatcaaaatgaaGGAAATAATGTGCTGCATTTGAtcagacttgtgttttttattaaataatttgaCTTTCAAGAGCAATTTACAATTagcaaacaaatgtaaacagggGTACCTGCCAGCATCTGGCAAGAGCATGAACTACAAAAGCTtgaaacaataatataaaacaaataaattagcTTAAACATCTTCCCCAGGCGACAATCTTGGATGTGAACTCCAGCTAGTCTAGATATATT includes:
- the scoca gene encoding short coiled-coil protein A isoform X2 gives rise to the protein MNCDIDGDMENQVEMEEKTRLINQVLELQHTLEDLSARVDAVKEENLKLKSENQVLGQYIENLMSASSVFQTTDTKSKRK